DNA from Aquaspirillum sp. LM1:
CATCACCGCATCCATCCACGCCATGATCCACGAGGTGCAGAAGTATGTGCCCGGCTATCGTCTGGTCAATGGCCCGGTATTTGACGGCAATCGGGTATCGGTGTTTCTGGAAGTACAAGGCCTGGGCGACTTCCTGCCCACCTACGCCGGCAACCTGGACATCATGACCGCCGCCGGTGCGCGCACCGCCGAAATGTTTGCCGAACAGATCCTCGCCGGTCGGCTGACACTGACCCCGACCGACACCGTGGGCATCGCCCGCACCGCCGGTTGCGGCGCGCACTGAGTCCCCCTGGAGAATTTGTGATGACCTTGAACGGCAAAAAGATCACCGTCCACGACATGACCCTGCGTGACGGCATGCACCCCAAGCGCCATTTGATGACGCTGGAACAAATGGTCAGCATCGCCACCGGCCTGGACCAAGCCGGTGTACCACTGATTGAAGTCACCCATGGCGATGGCCTGGGCGGCTCCTCAGTGAATTACGGCTTCCCGGCGCATACCGACGAAGAATACCTCGGTGCGGTGATCCCGAAGATGACCCAGGCCAAAGTCTCCGCCCTGCTATTGCCCGGCATCGGCACCGTCGATCACCTGAAAATGGCACGTGACCTGGGCGTACACACCATCCGCGTCGCCACCCACTGCACCGAAGCGGATGTGTCGGAACAGCACATCACCCTGGCGCGCAAACTGGACATGGACACCGTTGGCTTTTTGATGATGAGCCATATGAACAGCCCGGAGGGCTTGGTCAAACAAGCCAGGCTGATGGAAAGCTATGGGGCCAACTGTATCTACATCACCGACTCCGCCGGCCATCTGTTGCCCGATGGCGTCAAAGCCCGCCTCGGCGCAGTACGTGACGCCCTCAAACCAGACACCGAACTCGGCTTCCACGGCCATCACAACCTGGCCATGGGCGTGGCCAACAGCATTGCCGCCATTGAAGTCGGCGCCACACGGATTGACGCCGCTGCCGCTGGCTTGGGAGCTGGAGCCGGCAACACCCCCATGGAAGTGCTGATTGCCGTGTGCAGCCTGATGGGCATCGACACCGGGGTGGATGTGGCCAAGATCACCGACGTGGCCGAGGACCTGGTAGTGCCGATGATGGACTTCCCGATCCGCATTGACCGCGATGCGCTGACCCTGGGCTATGCCGGGGTGTATGGGTCGTTCCTGCTGTTTGCCAAACGGGCCAGCCAGAAGTATGGGGTACCGGCGCGGGAGATCCTGGTGGAGCTGGGCCGGCGCGGGATGGTGGGCGGGCAGGAGGATATGATTGAGGATACGGCGATGACGATGGCGCGGGCGCGCGGTTTGTTTGCCTGATCTCAACCTTGTGCCGGTTTTCCCGGTTTACGCCGCGCCTCTGGCCGGCGGCTGGAACCGTGTTCCCGTTTTATCGCTCGACCGCCGCTGCGGCGTCAGGCGGCTGACCTCTGTGCGGCGCGTGCGCCGGCCAGGGGACAGCCGCATTGGCGTTGGTGCGGCTGCTGGACACAGGAGTCCTTGAATGGATGCCCAGATTTTTGCCCTGCTCGGGCAGGACGGTATCACCAATGGTGCCATCTACGCCCTGCTGGCGTTGGCGCTGGTGCTGGTGTTTGCCGTCACCCGGATTATTTTCATTCCCCAGGGCGAGTTTCTTGCCTGGGGCGCGTTGACCATGGCCGCGCTGGAAGCCGGCCAGTACCCTGGCACGGTGTGGCTGCTGCTGGCGGCGGGCGGGCTGACCCTGCTGGCCGACCTGGCCAGCGCACGCGGCCAGTCTCGCCGGCTGCTGCATTCGGCGCTGTGGAACCTGGCCTATCCGCTGGCACTGGCCGGGACGTTGGCCCAGCTGCCGCTGGCCGACCTGCCTGCACTGGTCAAGGTGGCGCTGACCCTGGCGATTGTGGTGCCGATGGGGCCGATGTTGTATCGGCTGGTGTTCCAGCCGGTGGCGGAAGCGCCGGTGCTGATCCTGCTGATCATTTCTGTGGCGCTGCATCTGGTGATGGTGGGCCTGGGCCTGCTGATCTTTGGCCCGGAAGGCTCGCGCACCACGCCGTTCAGCGATGCCCAGATTGAACTGGGCAGCCTGATGATTGGCGGACACACCCTGGTGGTGGTGGGCGCTTCGCTGGCGCTGATTATTGGTTTGTACCTGTTTTTTGACCGCACCCTGGCCGGCAAGGCGCTGCGCGCCACGGCGATCAACCGCAACGGCGCACGGCTGATGGGGATTTCCCCGGCACTGGCCGGGCGGCAAACCTTTCTGGTGGCGGCGCTGATTGGCGCGCTGTCGGGTCTGCTGGTGGCACCGATTACCACCATCTATTACGACAGCGGTTTCCTGATTGGCCTGAAAGGGTTTGTTGCCGCCATCATTGGCGGGCTGGCCAGTTATCCGCTGGCGGCGGCGGGCGCGCTGGTGGTGGGCCTGCTGGAGTCGTTTTCGTCGTTCTGGGCCAGTGCCTTCAAGGATGTACTGGTGTTCACCCTGATTATTCCGGTGCTGATCTGGCTGTCGTGGTCCACCCACCATGTCGAGGAAGAAACCCTGCTGCCAAGCAGCACCCCGGCGCGCTCCGGCTGGATTGACCCGCGCTGGGTGCTGGGCGCTTTTCTGCTGTGCCTGCTGCTGGCACCGCTGCTGCTGCCGGAGTTTTACGTCACCCTGCTCAATTATGTTGGCCTGTCGGCACTGGTGGCGCTGGGCCTGGTGCTGCTCACCGGGGTGGGCGGGCTGACCAGTTTTGGTCAGGCGGCGTTTGTCGGCCTGGGCGCGTATACCACCGCCTGGCTGACCACCGCCAGCGAACTGCCGGCCTGGCTGGCGTTTGCCGGCGGGTCGCCGTGGCTGGCGCTGCTGCTCGGGCTGGCGCTGACAGCCACCGTGGCGATGGTGCTGGGTTCGCTCAGCCTGAAACTGTCGGGCCACTATTTGCCGCTGGGCACCATGGCCTGGGGCATTTCGCTGTACTTCCTGTTTGGCAATATGGAATTCCTGGGCGGCCATTCCGGCCTATCTAACCTGCCGCCGATTGCCCTGTTCGGGGTCGATCTGGTGGACAGCCGACATTACTACTATCTGGTGTGGGCGTTTGTGCTGGTGGCGCTGTTCACCACCAAAAACCTGCTGGATTCCCGCGAGGGCCGGGCAATTCGCGCACTCAAGGGCGGCATGGTGATGGCCGAGGCGATGGGGGTGAACACCTCGCGGGCGCGGATGGTGATTTTTGTGCTGGCCGCGCTGCACGCCTGCGCCGCCGGCTGGCTGTATGCCCACCTGCAACGCTTTGTGAATCCCACTCCGTTTGGCCTGCATATCGGCATCGAATACCTGTTCATGGCTGTGGTGGGCGGGGCGGGGCAGGTGTGGGGCGCGCTGGTGGGGGCCGGGGTGATCACTGTGCTCAAGCAGTGGCTGCAGGACATTCTGCCCAAGCTGTTTGGCTCGGCGGGCCATTTTGAGGTGATTGTGTTTGGCCTGATGATGATTGTGGTGCTGCACCGCGCCCGCGATGGCCTGTGGCCGCTGCTGGCGCGGCTGTTGCCGGTGCGCCAGACGCCCAAAGTCATCGATACCCACGCCGCACCGCTGGCGAAAAAACCGCAGCCGCCGCACGGCGAGGTGATTCTGGAGGCCCGCGCGGTGACCCGCAAGTTTGGCGGTCTGGTGGCCAACAACAATATGAGTTTGAGCGTGCAGGCGGGCGAAATCCTGGCGCTGATCGGCCCCAATGGTGCCGGTAAAAGCACCATGTTCAACCAGCTGTCTGGCGTGGATACCCCCACCTCGGGCGAGGTGCTGTTCCGGGGCCAGCCGGTGACCGGACGCCAGTCGCGCGATATCGCCGCGCTGGGCATGAGCCGCACTTTTCAGCATGTGAAGCTGCTGCCCACGATGAGCGTGCTGGAAAACGTGGCCATTGGCGCGCATCGGCGCGGCCAGCAGGGGGTGCTGTCGGCAGCCTGGCGGCTGGACCGGCGAGAAGAAGCCCGCCTGCTGCGCGAAGCGGCCATTCAGGTGGAGCGTGTTGGCCTGGGTGAATTCATGCACGCCGAAGCCGGCAGCCTGGCGCTGGGCCAGCAGCGGATTCTGGAAATTGCCCGCGCACTGTGTGCCGACCCGTGCCTGCTGCTGCTGGACGAACCCGCTGCCGGTCTGCGGCTGAAAGAAAAACAGGCGCTGGCCGAATTGCTCAAGCGCCTGCGCGCCGAAGGCATGGCGGTGCTGATTGTGGAGCACGACATGGACTTTGTGATGAACCTGGTTGACCGGGTGGTGGTGATGGAGTTTGGCGAAAAAATTGCCGAAGGCCTGCCAGAAGCGGTGCAGCAAGACCCCGCCGTGCTCGAAGCCTATCTGGGAGGGGTGTGACATGGCCAATGTTCTGCAAGTCAGCCAGTTGTCGGTGGCCTACGGCAAGGTGGAGGCGGTCAG
Protein-coding regions in this window:
- the dmpG gene encoding 4-hydroxy-2-oxovalerate aldolase, producing MTLNGKKITVHDMTLRDGMHPKRHLMTLEQMVSIATGLDQAGVPLIEVTHGDGLGGSSVNYGFPAHTDEEYLGAVIPKMTQAKVSALLLPGIGTVDHLKMARDLGVHTIRVATHCTEADVSEQHITLARKLDMDTVGFLMMSHMNSPEGLVKQARLMESYGANCIYITDSAGHLLPDGVKARLGAVRDALKPDTELGFHGHHNLAMGVANSIAAIEVGATRIDAAAAGLGAGAGNTPMEVLIAVCSLMGIDTGVDVAKITDVAEDLVVPMMDFPIRIDRDALTLGYAGVYGSFLLFAKRASQKYGVPAREILVELGRRGMVGGQEDMIEDTAMTMARARGLFA
- a CDS encoding branched-chain amino acid ABC transporter permease/ATP-binding protein, giving the protein MDAQIFALLGQDGITNGAIYALLALALVLVFAVTRIIFIPQGEFLAWGALTMAALEAGQYPGTVWLLLAAGGLTLLADLASARGQSRRLLHSALWNLAYPLALAGTLAQLPLADLPALVKVALTLAIVVPMGPMLYRLVFQPVAEAPVLILLIISVALHLVMVGLGLLIFGPEGSRTTPFSDAQIELGSLMIGGHTLVVVGASLALIIGLYLFFDRTLAGKALRATAINRNGARLMGISPALAGRQTFLVAALIGALSGLLVAPITTIYYDSGFLIGLKGFVAAIIGGLASYPLAAAGALVVGLLESFSSFWASAFKDVLVFTLIIPVLIWLSWSTHHVEEETLLPSSTPARSGWIDPRWVLGAFLLCLLLAPLLLPEFYVTLLNYVGLSALVALGLVLLTGVGGLTSFGQAAFVGLGAYTTAWLTTASELPAWLAFAGGSPWLALLLGLALTATVAMVLGSLSLKLSGHYLPLGTMAWGISLYFLFGNMEFLGGHSGLSNLPPIALFGVDLVDSRHYYYLVWAFVLVALFTTKNLLDSREGRAIRALKGGMVMAEAMGVNTSRARMVIFVLAALHACAAGWLYAHLQRFVNPTPFGLHIGIEYLFMAVVGGAGQVWGALVGAGVITVLKQWLQDILPKLFGSAGHFEVIVFGLMMIVVLHRARDGLWPLLARLLPVRQTPKVIDTHAAPLAKKPQPPHGEVILEARAVTRKFGGLVANNNMSLSVQAGEILALIGPNGAGKSTMFNQLSGVDTPTSGEVLFRGQPVTGRQSRDIAALGMSRTFQHVKLLPTMSVLENVAIGAHRRGQQGVLSAAWRLDRREEARLLREAAIQVERVGLGEFMHAEAGSLALGQQRILEIARALCADPCLLLLDEPAAGLRLKEKQALAELLKRLRAEGMAVLIVEHDMDFVMNLVDRVVVMEFGEKIAEGLPEAVQQDPAVLEAYLGGV